The Gemmatimonadota bacterium genome segment CGGATGGAGAGCGGCTGGTGGTTGCGGGTTCTCACGACGCGGATGTGTGGGATTCAAGGCAGTCGTGGTTGTTTGTGCTGGAGGAAGACGAATTGCCGGTGTATTTGGAGGGTGATGTTTATACGGTTGTGCAACCTCTTGCGCCGCGGTGCTGGACGCCGAGGGATGGGATATTGTTTATTGGTGATAGGGCGGGTGAATCTTTTTTGTGTCGGGTGAATCCCGATGATCCTTCTTTGCAGACCGAAGTTGTGGATGGGGGTGGTCAGGTTTGTACTGGTTTGTCGGTTGACCGTGCGGGTGCGCGGGTGGCTATGGTGATGACTTCGCCTGTGTGTCCGTGCGATGTGGTGGTGATGGATGTGGGTGCGCGGCGTCAACGCGCATTGACGGCTGTGAATGCCGGGTTTTTGGAGGCTCATCCCGGTGCGCCTGTGGAGAAGTTGGTGTTCGAGCGGGGTGGGGAGACGATTCAGGCGCGGGTGCTGTTTCCTCAGGATTTCGACGAGGGAGGGTCCTATCCGCTGGTGCTGGATATTCACGGGGGACCAAATGGGCGATTTTCGGATTCGTACGATGTTACGCATCAGGTTTTGGCGGGCGCGGGCTATATTGTGCTGGCTGTGAATCCGAGGGGATCGTCGTCTTATGGTCCGGAGTTTCTGAAGATGGTGCTGGGAGATTGGGGGGGAGAAGATTTTCTGGATTTGATGGCGGGGGTTGACTTGCTGTGCGAGCGGTCCTATGTGGATGCGGACAGGTTGGGGGTTCACGGCTATAGTTATGGCGGTTTTATGAGTAGCTGGATCGTCGGTCACGACCATCGGTTCAAGGCGGCGGTGGTCGGTGCTCCGTGTATCAATTTGCACAGTATGTACGGTACGTCGGATATCGGGGTGTCGTTTGGAGAGAATCAGTGGCAGGGTTCGGTTCTGGAGAATGTGGAAGCTCTGGTGGAGCGGTCGCCGTTGACGTATGCATCTGAGGTTCAGACGCCGGTGTTGCTGATGCACGGAGAGGAGGACTACCGCTGTCCAATCGAGCAGGCCGAGCAGTTTTTTGTCGCGCTGAAGCGCCAGGGTAAGACGGTGGAGTTTGTGCGCTTTCCAAAGTCGTCTCACGGGTTCAGGAGGAGCGGACATCCGGCGCTGCATGTGGAATATCTCGATAGGATGTTGTCGTGGTTGGAGAGGTACTGTAGTTGAATGGGAGGGCGTCATGTTGACCCATAGAGAAGAAAAAAGAGATACTCCGATTGTGGAAGATGTGGATGTGGTCGTTTGTGGCGGGGGGCCGGCTGGTATTGCCGCTGCGATTGCGTGTGCGCGGCAGGGTGCCAGGACTCGGCTGATTGAGTTGCACGGCAGCCTGGGGGGCGTGTGGACGACGGGTGCGTTGAGTTGGATTATCGATTCGGCGGATAAGCCCGGCATTATGGCGGAGATTACGTCTCGGCTCGATGCGCGGGATGCGCGCAGGCTTCGCGCTCCTGAAGGAAAGAACTACGCGTATGATGTCGAAGAGATGAAGTTGCTTCTCGACGAGATGTGTGGCGAGGCAGGTGTTGAGATTCGGCTGTTGACGCGCGTGGTTGGCGCAGCGCGGGATAGCGAGAACAGGCTTTCGGTCGTGATTACGGAGTCCAAAAGTGGACGAGAGGCGTGGCATGCGAAGGTTTTTGTCGATGCGACTGGCGACGGCGATCTGGGGGCGCTTTGCGGATGTGGGTTTGATGTCGGTCATCCAGAGACCGGGGATGTCCAGCCGATGAGTTTGATGGCGCTGATTACGGGGTTGCAGTTCGATGAGATTGAACCTTACGTGGGCGGGTCTATGGTAGAGCCGAAGCAGAGGTTGAGCGCGCTGATGGAGGAGATCGGTGTTTCGCCTTCGTATGGTCATCCGACGTTATTTCGGATCAGGGATAATTTGTTCGCGTTGATGGCGAATCACCAGTACGGCGTGAAATGCGACGATGCCAATGCGATTACAGAGGCGATGATTCGCGCGCGCCGGGAGATTCATATACAGGTGGTTGCCCTGCGGGCGCACGGCGGTGTGTGGTCGGATATGCGCGTGGTGGCAACGGGCGCGCAGATTGGTGTTCGGGAGGGGCGGCGGATTCACGGACGGTATGAGGTGACGGGGGAGGATCTTCTGCGGGGTGCGCGGTTCGAGGACGCAGTTTGTCGGGTTACGATGGGGATTGATGTGCATTCGACTGATCCGAAAAAAACGAAGATTGTGGAGGCGAAGCCACACCGGTCACAGCCCTATGATATCCCTCTCAGGGCGCTGATCGCGCGGGATGTCGATGGCTTGCTGATGGCGGGGCGTTGCATTAGTGGTGATTTTATAGCGCATTCGAGTTATCGGGTGACTGGCAATGCCGTGGCAATGGGTCAGGCTGCTGGGGTTTGTGCGGCAAGAGCCGCTCTGTCGAATAGGCTGCCCCATGAGGTTCCGTGGTGTGAGGTGAAAGCGGCTCTGGATGTTATCAATGGGGTGACTGGTCCGATGGTAAAAAAAACTGGTGAGCGGTATATTAAAGCGGAGCAAGCAGATTGTGGAACAAACTGTTTACATTGAGACATCGATATTCAGTTTCTACTATGAGCGTCGCACTGATCCAGCAGCGATTGCGATGCGGGACTGGACACGTCAGTGGTGGGATAGGCATCGCCACTATTATCTCATCTCGACCAGCACAGCCGTTCTGGCTGAATTGGATATCGGTAAACTGCCACACCGAGATGAAGCTTTAAATTTGGCACTTACTTTGCCAGCAATTCCGCCTGGGGATGAGATCGGTGAGATTGTGGAGGTCTATATTCAGCATCATCTGATGCCACGTAATCCTCTTGGAGATGCTTTACACCTTGCTCTGGCATCGTTTCATAAATTTGATTATCTTCTCACTTGGAACTGTGAGCATCTTGCCAATGCCAACAAGTTTGGACATATTCGTCGCATCAATGCATTGTTGGGCCTACATGTGCCAATTTTGACAACGCCTCTGGAACTGATGGGAGGTGAATAGTTATGGACGCCTATCAAAAATTGATTGACAGCATACGAGAGAGTCGCAAGAGAATGTCAGAGGAATGCGACCATGATCTGCACAGATATTTAGCGTATTTACAGTCTTTCAATGCCACATACTCGAAGCAAATTGAATCATTTCTAAAGTTGCGTGATTCTGCTCCTCCACAAATCTCGATATCTTCGTCAGAATAAGGCGTCTCTTTTAGTTGATCCCCATCGGATGGTTTGTCTGGTGGGGATTCTTTGTAAATCCTGCTGTGTGAAAAAAGAAGGAGAAAAGATATGGGCGCGAACTATTGACCTCTTGCCGATGTGCGAAAAAATTTTCGGGTCAAGTGGTATAGATGTCCTATTGATCACGCCAAACTTCGCGCGCTGTCAAGCCGTCAGCCACAAGATTCCGTAAGCAGAGTAGATGCCTGTCTGCTGTTTTCAAAGTAACTTTGGGTGATTACGTCAGTCAGCTTCATAATCATACTCAATTTTGTCAGCATTGAGAATAAATGTCCCGAGTGTCAACAAATTCCCCAAAAGATGCTCTTCATCATGCTATTATCAATCGAGTATCAGAAGCAACTGTTTCAAAGTTGCATAAGAGAGGTTTGCTTGCCCTGTATCTCGGGGGCACTTTTTTGACTTCTGACCGACTATCTTCCAGCGATATAGATCTGCTTGGAATAGTAGCGAAGACGTTTGATTTTTGTGAAGAAGACCATCTCAATAGCTATTTCGATGAGTCTGTTGAACCTGAAGTTGGTATCAAATCTTGCTTTAGAGGGATTACCATTTCCGAACTCAAAGGAGGCATTCAAAAGGGCAATGCAACATCTTGGATTCCAATCCGCATAATGATAAAACGATTACCATTCTATATGCATTTATGGGGAATAAAATTCAATTTTACTACTTTTCCCATCAAGCCCTATCCACCAAAAGAGGAAGCAGGCATCCATTTCATTGGCATCAAGCGCAGTATTAAAAGCATCCGTCGTAAGAATGGAAGGCTCAGGCTCTCCCCACAAGCATTTGCCAAACAGGTGCTGCATCTGGCATTCGTAGAGGCAGAAGTAGCGTATGGGTTTAAATTCACTCCATCATACGAAGGGCTTATTGATCATCTAAAAGATCGAAAAGATCATTTTGCTCATAGAGCGTTCGAGATCCGCAAATCCGAAGCAATTACAACTGAAGATTATCTCGCGTTTTGTGATCAAGCAGAACGGTACGTGTCAAATTTAAAAAAATTAAAAATAAGGAAGTATGATGGCCGAAAAGATGAATAATCAAAAAAATCAGAAATCTCAAAGTGTTCAGTTCTCAACCCGTGCTGAGGCGTATGATCGCCTGCAGCCAGTTCGGATTGAGATGTTTGATTTTTATCACAGTCTGGCTATGGATTTTATTCCTTTTGATGACCAGACGGAATTTCGGATGCTCGATTTGGGATGTGGAACGGGTATATTTCTCAATTGTGTTTTGATGAAATATCCGAAAGCAACGTGTGTGGCTATCGATTTTTCGGATGAGATGATGAGGTTTGCGGCTCGGAAAATGGGCACGCATTCAGATCGCGTAGCGTTTCTTCAGAGAGATCTCAATGAGGGGCTGCCAGAAGGTTTGGGGTCCTTCCAGTTTGTTGCATCGTTTTCGACTATCCATCATCTTACAGATGAGAATAAGGCTCGCATATTCAGGCAGATTTACGATGTGCTTGAGACGGGAGGCTGGTTCTTTTTGATCGATGCCATGTCCACGCGTTTTGATGACGATGTTTATAAGTTGGGGCGAAGGCGGCTCAATCTTCGCCGAGAGGAGAGGTTCGAAGAAGCTGGGATTGATATTGAAGAGGTGAATCGGGTGCGTGAGATTATTGAAGAGGTAGATGAAGACAGTCCGGAGAGGGATCGGATCTCTCGTTTTTCTTCTCAGGTTGAATGGCTAAAAGAGGCGGGCTTTCGTTCCGTAGATTATATCTGGCATTTCTGGATGGAACACTTTGTCATTTGCCGAAAATAAAAACGAGAAAGAGGCTGGTATTACATACCAGAAGGAGATGTAATACACCCATTCCCAATCCTTTCCTTACTCAGCCCACTCAACCTTTCTCTTATCTTTCGGTCAGGTTCGGCAATCCGCAGGCTCTTACGCCAATCGCGCCGTCCCTCCCAAAAAACTTATCGCGTGTACCACAGAAACCATCTTGTTGATAGAAGTGTCACAAGATCAGTGAATTTGATGTTGTAAAACGCTATCTATAGGAGCATTTATGACTATCATACGATACCCGGGAAAAGCATTTGGTCGCAGCAAGTCCGTTGAGCACAATGGCGTCGTCTATACGGTTGTCACCGCACCGGATGTGTCTGCAGATTTCAAGAGCCAGACCCAGCAGGCACTTGAACAGCTGGATGCGAATCTCGCCGAGGCTGAAACCGATAAGTCTTGTCTTCTTTCTGTCACGATCTATATCACGGATATGTCAAAGAAACCCATCCTGAACGCGGTTTGGGACGCCTGGATTGGTGCCGACAATTGGCCCCAGCGCGCCTGTGTGGAGGTCGAGCTGGAGGGAGATACACTTGTAGAGATGGTCGCGATTGCAGCGAAATAGGTGACGCATAATGAGTGAAGGCAAGGTTGTTGAAAAGACAAAAACGCCCGCTACGATTGATTCGTTGCAGACGGATCTTCGCACGCTTGGCATTAGACCGGGGATGGTCGTGTTGGTGCATTCGTCTTTGAGCGCGATGGGATGGGTGTGCGGAGGTGCCGTGGCGGTTGTTATTGCGCTCCAAAAAGTTCTGGGTTCTACAGGAACGCTTGTGATGCCCGCGCACTCAACCGGTCTGAGCGAGCCGAGCAAGTGGAAAAGTCCGCCCGTTCCTGAGTCGTGGTGGCCGGTGATACGCGAGACTATGCCAGCTTACGATCCGGTGCTTACGCCAACTCGCGCTATGGGCATTATTGCGGAGACATTTCGCAGGGAGAGAGGGGTTTTCCGCAGTTCACATCCGCAGGTCTCGTTTTGTGCATGTGGGCCTCAAGCATCGTATGTCGTGAATAACCATTCACTGTCTTTTGGCATGGGCGAGGATTCGCCGCTTGCGAGAATTTACGATTTGCACGGTTTTGTCCTGCTTCTCGGTGTGGGGCATAAAAATAATACGTCTATGCATCTTGCGGAATATCGGGCGAATTTTTCTACTAAGCGCATTGTTCAGGATAGCGCACCGATTTCTGAGTCGGGTTTAAGGACGTGGACTACCTTTGAAGAAGTTGAACCAGATAGTTCGGATTTTGATCGCATCGGTGAGGATTTTTTGCGGTCGGACGCGGGGAATGTGGTGCGTCAAGGCAAGGTTGGTCTCGCGAGTTGCCAACTCATGCCACAACGCGATGTGGTGGATTTCACAGTCGGCTGGCTGGAAGAGAATAGGTCAAAATAAATCTATGATTACAAGCAATCTTACGAAATATCCCGATGTGAACGAGATTATAGATTTTTTTGTTAAACGCGTTTTTCCTGCTCTCGAAAAAAATGTACTCGGGATATATCTAACTGGCTCGCTGTCCCATGGGGCGTTTAACTACTATAGCAGTGATATTGATATTACGGTGATTGTGCATCGACCTGTTTCTCGAAGTGAACTCGATTCCATTGGGCGTTTGCACAGAGAGATGGAAGAGAAGTTCGAGAAATGGGCGCGGCGGTTAGAGTGTTCTTACACATCTGTCGATATGCTCCCTTGTGTTATGCCTCCAACGGAGCCGAGACCGTGGTACTGGGGTGGTGATTGTACCCTTTATGCAGAGGCACCCTATGGGAATGAATGGATAATCAACAAATATTTTCTTTATAGCCATTCCATCGCGCTATTTGGTCCGAGTTTTACGAAGCTGTCGCCCCCGGTTGATGTTGAGGATGTGCGGAAAGCCTGCGTTCGCGATTTGTTTCAGGAATGGGCACCGAAAAAATCCAATCCGGAATATTTTGGGGATAGCCACCATGAAGCGTATTTCATTCTAAATCTATGTCGAATACTGCACACTGTGATTTGCTCCGTTGTTGGTTCTAAGAAGATGGCTGCGTCATGGGTGCAGGAGAACTGTGGAGATAGGTGGGGTGATCTGGTAGGGAATGCTCTGGAATGGCAATACGGTATTGAATTGGACGCGAGACAAGAGGCTATAGATTTTCTCGATTTTGTAATTTCAGAGGTTTCAAAAACAGGCGTATATACGCAGGTGGTCAATGACGCATCGTATATTGGAGGGGATGAAAGTGGAAGTTGTTAGGGCTTTGAAATCTGATATACCCGCTATACTGGAGATCTGGAAAGAACTCATGGATTTTCACGTTCCGTTTGATTCGAGATATACACTGTCTGATGGTGCAGAAGAGAGCATGGATAAGAATCTGGAAAGACTGATCGAAGCTGAGGATGCCCTTGTGATTATGGCGGTTGAGAATACAAAGGTATTGGGCTACGGAACAGCAAAGATTGACAAATATCCTCCCGTATTCGTCAAGCAAATCTGTGGTTCTATCGCAGATTTGGCTGTTTCTTCTGAACACAGGAGAAAGGGAATTGGAGAGTTGATGCTAAATGAAATGTTGGATTGGTTTCAGTCTCTGGGTATAGACAGAGTTGAACTTCGAGTGGCTTCTATGAATGCCGTTGGATATTCATTTTGGAGAAAGCATGGATTTACAGATTATATGCATATAATGTATAGAGATTTACCTGAAGTAAAATAGTCAGGGAGCGCGTTATGATTTTATCGGGAAAAATGATTCATGAGCAAATGGGAAAGGACATCATTATTGAGCCATTCGATCCTGCCAGGCTCAATCCCAATAGCTATAACCTGTCACTTGCCAATGAACTCATGATATACGAGGATGGCGTTCTCGATATGAAAGAGAAAAATCGCACGCGATCTATTCAGATTCCAGATGATGGGTACGAGATGCAACCCCAAACGCTCTATCTTGGCAGGACAGTTGAATTTACCAGAACGGATAATTATGTCCCCATGCTTGAGGGGCGGTCATCTGTGGGTAGATTGGGGTTGTTTGTACACATAACCGCAGGTTTCGGTGATGTGGGCTTTGCCGGGTACTGGACATTGGAGATGTTCTGTATTCGGCCCGTTCGAG includes the following:
- a CDS encoding S9 family peptidase, which codes for MSPIKPEHTYDLIEVSAVEIAGDGSAVVFVRQEINRETMKREPRIAMQSLAGGDAVDVGKGDTAPRLSADGKTLAFLRSGEDDKKQVWVMPVDGGDARQVTALPDGVKDMAWSPDGSAFVVVSRVDPDREVEDEEKALRTQVARRVRYRDDEGGWRGDAFSQLFVVDAVTGEAEQITEGEGDHGAPAWSPDGSRIAFVTDCVEGRDFMRGSEVHVMDKTSGRSRCWSLGLSRAESVAWSPDGERLVVAGSHDADVWDSRQSWLFVLEEDELPVYLEGDVYTVVQPLAPRCWTPRDGILFIGDRAGESFLCRVNPDDPSLQTEVVDGGGQVCTGLSVDRAGARVAMVMTSPVCPCDVVVMDVGARRQRALTAVNAGFLEAHPGAPVEKLVFERGGETIQARVLFPQDFDEGGSYPLVLDIHGGPNGRFSDSYDVTHQVLAGAGYIVLAVNPRGSSSYGPEFLKMVLGDWGGEDFLDLMAGVDLLCERSYVDADRLGVHGYSYGGFMSSWIVGHDHRFKAAVVGAPCINLHSMYGTSDIGVSFGENQWQGSVLENVEALVERSPLTYASEVQTPVLLMHGEEDYRCPIEQAEQFFVALKRQGKTVEFVRFPKSSHGFRRSGHPALHVEYLDRMLSWLERYCS
- a CDS encoding FAD-dependent oxidoreductase → MLTHREEKRDTPIVEDVDVVVCGGGPAGIAAAIACARQGARTRLIELHGSLGGVWTTGALSWIIDSADKPGIMAEITSRLDARDARRLRAPEGKNYAYDVEEMKLLLDEMCGEAGVEIRLLTRVVGAARDSENRLSVVITESKSGREAWHAKVFVDATGDGDLGALCGCGFDVGHPETGDVQPMSLMALITGLQFDEIEPYVGGSMVEPKQRLSALMEEIGVSPSYGHPTLFRIRDNLFALMANHQYGVKCDDANAITEAMIRARREIHIQVVALRAHGGVWSDMRVVATGAQIGVREGRRIHGRYEVTGEDLLRGARFEDAVCRVTMGIDVHSTDPKKTKIVEAKPHRSQPYDIPLRALIARDVDGLLMAGRCISGDFIAHSSYRVTGNAVAMGQAAGVCAARAALSNRLPHEVPWCEVKAALDVINGVTGPMVKKTGERYIKAEQADCGTNCLH
- a CDS encoding type II toxin-antitoxin system VapC family toxin encodes the protein MEQTVYIETSIFSFYYERRTDPAAIAMRDWTRQWWDRHRHYYLISTSTAVLAELDIGKLPHRDEALNLALTLPAIPPGDEIGEIVEVYIQHHLMPRNPLGDALHLALASFHKFDYLLTWNCEHLANANKFGHIRRINALLGLHVPILTTPLELMGGE
- a CDS encoding class I SAM-dependent methyltransferase encodes the protein MNNQKNQKSQSVQFSTRAEAYDRLQPVRIEMFDFYHSLAMDFIPFDDQTEFRMLDLGCGTGIFLNCVLMKYPKATCVAIDFSDEMMRFAARKMGTHSDRVAFLQRDLNEGLPEGLGSFQFVASFSTIHHLTDENKARIFRQIYDVLETGGWFFLIDAMSTRFDDDVYKLGRRRLNLRREERFEEAGIDIEEVNRVREIIEEVDEDSPERDRISRFSSQVEWLKEAGFRSVDYIWHFWMEHFVICRK
- a CDS encoding RidA family protein, whose protein sequence is MTIIRYPGKAFGRSKSVEHNGVVYTVVTAPDVSADFKSQTQQALEQLDANLAEAETDKSCLLSVTIYITDMSKKPILNAVWDAWIGADNWPQRACVEVELEGDTLVEMVAIAAK
- a CDS encoding AAC(3) family N-acetyltransferase, whose translation is MSEGKVVEKTKTPATIDSLQTDLRTLGIRPGMVVLVHSSLSAMGWVCGGAVAVVIALQKVLGSTGTLVMPAHSTGLSEPSKWKSPPVPESWWPVIRETMPAYDPVLTPTRAMGIIAETFRRERGVFRSSHPQVSFCACGPQASYVVNNHSLSFGMGEDSPLARIYDLHGFVLLLGVGHKNNTSMHLAEYRANFSTKRIVQDSAPISESGLRTWTTFEEVEPDSSDFDRIGEDFLRSDAGNVVRQGKVGLASCQLMPQRDVVDFTVGWLEENRSK
- a CDS encoding DUF4111 domain-containing protein; this translates as MITSNLTKYPDVNEIIDFFVKRVFPALEKNVLGIYLTGSLSHGAFNYYSSDIDITVIVHRPVSRSELDSIGRLHREMEEKFEKWARRLECSYTSVDMLPCVMPPTEPRPWYWGGDCTLYAEAPYGNEWIINKYFLYSHSIALFGPSFTKLSPPVDVEDVRKACVRDLFQEWAPKKSNPEYFGDSHHEAYFILNLCRILHTVICSVVGSKKMAASWVQENCGDRWGDLVGNALEWQYGIELDARQEAIDFLDFVISEVSKTGVYTQVVNDASYIGGDESGSC
- a CDS encoding GNAT family N-acetyltransferase, whose protein sequence is MKVEVVRALKSDIPAILEIWKELMDFHVPFDSRYTLSDGAEESMDKNLERLIEAEDALVIMAVENTKVLGYGTAKIDKYPPVFVKQICGSIADLAVSSEHRRKGIGELMLNEMLDWFQSLGIDRVELRVASMNAVGYSFWRKHGFTDYMHIMYRDLPEVK
- the dcd gene encoding dCTP deaminase; amino-acid sequence: MILSGKMIHEQMGKDIIIEPFDPARLNPNSYNLSLANELMIYEDGVLDMKEKNRTRSIQIPDDGYEMQPQTLYLGRTVEFTRTDNYVPMLEGRSSVGRLGLFVHITAGFGDVGFAGYWTLEMFCIRPVRVYPNVEICQIYYHTLDGDFETYKSGKYQNNTGIQPSRLYLDFEGIDSIE